In a single window of the Candidatus Scalindua japonica genome:
- a CDS encoding porin: MGAHYSELDLSDKDIEGGRLNDVTLGLNWHLNPNTRVMLNYVHAGVDLSDINVKDGNADIFAMRFQVDL; the protein is encoded by the coding sequence TTGGGGGCACACTACTCTGAACTTGATTTGTCTGATAAAGATATTGAAGGGGGAAGGCTTAATGATGTTACACTTGGTCTCAACTGGCACCTCAATCCTAATACAAGGGTGATGTTGAATTATGTGCATGCAGGCGTTGATTTAAGTGATATCAACGTTAAGGATGGAAATGCCGACATTTTTGCAATGCGTTTCCAGGTAGATCTATAG